A region of Plasmodium falciparum 3D7 genome assembly, chromosome: 12 DNA encodes the following proteins:
- a CDS encoding CCR4-NOT transcription complex subunit 4, putative, with translation MRRGLGNEKRFLRRSFNRSYYYKKNEKEKIEEMNSRKNNNYEKEEEEDDEEDIDGVDEDIKEKCSKAVCDMNSSDIEERNEKKKKNEKFIVKEKKELSVNDESFLIKNMEQNNNDKGQDKNNVICPLCVEVLDETDRNFFPCDCGYQICLWCLYYIRDHMNNTCPACRRSYEEKNFIYNKETHEKLIKKQKSNKNKSDNNNNNNNNNNNINRGDNNYMNNINLTNMNEMNNINDMNNINNNNNDDNNNNNDNNNNDNNNDNDNNNDNNNNNNNNNNNNNNNNNNNNNNYYYYISNNYNNNYSSSGSLLYRSDTYKHPNIYNIHEYDNLLEIIKSIRVVQRNLVFVIGITATYAKKTVLKKNEHFGKYGKILNIIINKSQAYNPQYNGPSFSAYITYSNEKEAINAIYFIDGMTLDNKILKASFGTTKYCSSFLKNASCGNEECFYLHELGNVIDSFSKDDIHGPKHIYHDLLYLYFKKLPDKKNDGTYDSLSNSITIKNFKLNEEDVSSLVKIEKTETKKKLENNIEDTNVNDDIKKNNNINYTEFKYFNEWKNKNLNLEKIKQDQNKNAPPQNNKQSKWIMEDKILQIKKSATHDNIPIQSNDQENYDIDDDIHDNDINDMDDVDDKKSNNNNKIKAKKKKKSKSEDVLPLDMLKNNSYIATNKNNIPTNDKKGKNYLNSVQNTSTSLIFNSYSDDKDHISKNKNNNTSKNNNNNNNNNNVMNDTDYLNELSENYPSINEALLDKDKKKKAKKKAEKNKAEKNKAEKNKAEKNKAEKNKAEKNKAEKNKAEINKTDTNKENTNNEDKNNEDKNNEDKNNEDKNNEEDRNKIITKNESEEQKKENDSTDTKKNKKKNQNNQLIENKKKEQDNINKNNITNNKQESNNINEKSTDDSKKFTSLISNYFSELLDKKKKKDTSKNETQEKNEEINKENVIDKKKNKNTQPQHVIIFNNNNDNYNNNNNNNNNSNIIIGFREGQVELARRKEFIFTDDGKIKKIVEEKDKLEGKSKEDKKGDQQSDVHQIIDKKQGGIENQSLEESKRKAKNIQQKDNTKNAELLKCDEKKTEGNLSNTLTHYVTNQQDNFDQDIENNIHNQNEENNLNKNTSKGKKKIENNNKVVDTKILNIEDIIKMKSINNNDNIKLPEEIKEYIKKMKSGGIKENVEYDIYHKFINNYFNVKEYVDGIIVVEEKEVKAMKGNDNNVKDQKKGKHEEDNKKKVLISKTEEGDTSKRKQKNMSDKKNKKEKRKKKKDKKNDNDNEEENDNEEDQEEDEKQDIINKDGILQKENKKIKNKNKTKKKNDQEEKEEEDEDDEDEEDDDEEEEEEIQKDNVTLIKKKKKKKEKKNISNKKNVMYHKEMEGYIMDTIMGIILNELKGKNNVKQININKNNYDDEKNVLLKDVEIFIKNLCVAKCKSIENNKNKENILYIIEEGNDENNTSKKKEAKKKAKRNDYIIYSNDEHTFLKSHKGIMQYILKNGNTSSNKNNKIKNVDDKNNNVDDKNNNVDDKNNNVDDKNKNVGDKNKNGDDKNKNVGDSNKAKIKISEYLNDKNTFDFFKDLIISNNQDTIHTPDHIIFDKIFNEQINFVQQLCETDFKINSRNVISTNKKTDRHLYQSNQNVHNKLKKNTQGGGNISNIWVNFDNTVQNKELNEKLNLSA, from the coding sequence ATGAGAAGAGGGTTAGGAAATGAGAAGCGCTTTTTGAGACGGTCCTTCAATAGGTCATACTACTACAAGAAGAATGAAAAAGAGAAGATTGAAGAAATGAATAGtaggaaaaataataattatgaaaaagaagaggaagaagatgatgaagaagatattGATGGAGTTGAtgaagatataaaagaaaaatgtagTAAAGCAGTGTGCGATATGAATTCATCTGATATTGAAGAAAGGAatgaaaagaagaaaaaaaatgaaaaatttatagtaaaagaaaaaaaagaattaagtGTAAATGATGAATCTTTTCTCATAAAGAATAtggaacaaaataataatgataagggtcaagataaaaataatgttatatGTCCATTATGTGTTGAGGTGTTAGATGAAACAGATCGAAATTTTTTCCCATGTGATTGTGGTTATCAAATATGTTTATGGtgtctttattatataagagatcatatgaataatacaTGTCCAGCTTGTCGAAGAagttatgaagaaaaaaattttatatataataaagagacccatgaaaaattaattaagaAGCAGAAGAGTAATAAGAATAAGagtgacaataataataataataataataataataataatataaataggggtgataataattatatgaataacattaacttaacaaatatgaatgaaatgaataatattaatgatatgaataatattaataataacaataatgatgataataataataataatgataataataataatgataataataatgataatgataataataatgataataataataataacaacaacaataataataataacaacaataataataataacaataataataattattattattatattagtaacaattataataataattatagtagTAGTGGTAGTTTATTATATAGGAGTGATACATACAAACAtcccaatatatataatatacatgaatatgataatttgctagaaattattaaaagtatAAGAGTTGTTCAAAGGAATCTTGTTTTTGTTATAGGTATAACAGCTACATATGCCAAGAAAActgttttaaaaaagaatgaaCATTTTGGTAAGTatggaaaaatattaaatattattattaataaatctcAAGCATATAATCCTCAATATAATGGTCCATCCTTTAGTGCATATATTACCTATAGTAATGAAAAAGAAGCCATAAACGCTATATACTTTATAGATGGAATGACGttagataataaaatattaaaagctTCTTTTGGTACGACGAAATAttgttcttcttttttaaaaaatgctTCTTGTGGTAATGAGGAATGTTTTTACTTACATGAACTAGGAAATGTAATAGATAGTTTTTCAAAAGATGATATACATGGACctaaacatatatatcatgatcttttatatttatattttaaaaaattaccagataaaaaaaatgacggGACTTATGATTCTTTATCAAATAGTATAACCatcaaaaattttaaattaaatgaagaagatgTATCTTCGTTAGTAAAAATCGAAAAAACtgaaacgaaaaaaaaattagaaaataatattgaagATACAAATGtgaatgatgatataaaaaaaaataataatataaattatacagaatttaaatattttaatgaatggaagaataaaaatttaaatttagaaaaaattaaacaagatcaaaataaaaatgcaccacctcaaaataataaacaatcaAAATGGATAATGgaagataaaatattacaaataaaaaaaagtgcAACACATGACAATATACCTATACAATCAAATGATCaagaaaattatgatatagATGATGATATAcatgataatgatataaatgatatgGATGATgttgatgataaaaaatcgaataataataataaaataaaagcaaagaaaaaaaaaaaatccaaaAGTGAAGATGTATTACCTTTagatatgttaaaaaataattcatatatagcaactaataaaaataatatacctaCTAATGATAAGAAAggtaaaaattatttaaattctgTACAAAATACTTCTacttctttaatttttaatagttATAGTGATGACAAAGATCATAtctcaaaaaataaaaataataacaccagcaaaaataataataataataataataataataatgtgatGAATGATACAGATTATCTTAATGAATTGTCCGAAAATTATCCATCAATTAATGAAGCTCTATtggataaagataaaaagaaaaaggcaaaaaaaaaagctgagaaaaataaagcggaaaaaaataaagcagaaaaaaataaagcggaaaaaaataaagctgaaaaaaataaagcagaaaaaaataaagcggaaaaaaataaagcagaaataaataaaacagatacaaataaagaaaatacaaataatgaagataaaaataatgaagataaaaataatgaagataaaaataatgaagataaaaataatgaagaagatagaaataaaattattacaaaaaatgaaagtgaagaacaaaaaaaagaaaacgatTCTACAGATACCAAAAagaataagaaaaagaatcAAAACAATCAACtcatagaaaataaaaaaaaagaacaagataatataaacaaaaataacattactaataataaacaagaaagtaacaatattaatgaaaagaGTACAGATGATTCCAAAAAATTTACTTCCCTTATTTCAAATTATTTTAGTGAATTATtagataagaaaaaaaagaaagacacatcaaaaaatgaaacccaagaaaaaaatgaggaaattaataaagaaaatgtcatagataaaaagaaaaataaaaatacccAACCTCAACATGTTATCATCTTCAACAACAacaatgataattataacaataataataataataataataatagtaatattattatcggTTTTCGTGAAGGACAGGTTGAACTTGCACGGAgaaaagaatttatttttacagaTGACgggaaaattaaaaaaatagtgGAAGAAAAAGATAAGCTAGAAGGAAAATCAAAAGAAGACAAGAAAGGAGATCAACAATCAGATGTACATCAAATTATAGACAAGAAACAAGGAGGAATAGAAAACCAAAGTTTAGAAGAATCAAAAAGAAAAGCAAAAAACATTCAACAAAaggataatacaaaaaatgcAGAACTTCTTAAATGTGATGAGAAAAAAACAGAAGGGAATCTAAGTAATACATTAACACATTATGTTACAAATCAACAAGATAATTTTGATCAAGACATAGAAAATAACATACATAATCAAAACGAGGAAAACAAcctaaataaaaatacatcaaaaggtaaaaaaaaaatagaaaataataataaagtggTAGATacgaaaatattaaatatcgaagatattattaaaatgaaaagtattaataataatgataatataaaattaccagaagaaataaaagaatatatcaagaaaatgaaaagtggaggtataaaagaaaatgtggaatatgatatatatcataaatttataaataattatttcaaTGTAAAAGAATATGTAGATGGTATTATTGTGGTAGAAGAGAAAGAAGTGAAAGCGATGAAAgggaatgataataatgtgaaagatcaaaaaaaaggaaaacatgAAGAAGATAATAAGAAGAAAGTATTAATTAGCAAAACAGAAGAAGGTGATACatcaaaaagaaaacaaaaaaatatgtcggataaaaaaaataaaaaagaaaaaagaaaaaagaaaaaagacaaaaaaaatgataatgataatgaggaagaaaatgataatgaagAAGATCAAGAGGAGGATGAAAAGCaggatattataaataaagatggtattttacaaaaagagaacaaaaaaataaaaaacaaaaataaaacaaaaaaaaaaaatgatcaagaagaaaaagaagaagaagatgaagatgatgaagatgaagaagatgacgatgaagaagaagaagaagaaatacAAAAGGATAATGTAAcattaataaagaagaaaaaaaagaaaaaagaaaaaaaaaatatttcaaataaaaaaaatgtaatgtATCATAAAGAAATGGAAGGATATATAATGGATACAATAATgggtataatattaaatgaattaaaaggtaaaaataatgtcaaacaaattaatattaataaaaataattatgatgatgaaaaaaatgtattactCAAGGATGTcgaaatttttataaaaaatttatgtgtTGCTAAATGTAAAtctatagaaaataataagaacaaAGAAAATATACTTTATATAATAGAGGAAggaaatgatgaaaataatacatcaaaaaaaaaagaagctaaaaaaaaagcaaaaagaaatgattatataatatattcaaatgatgaacatacatttttaaaatcaCACAAAGGTATAatgcaatatatattaaaaaatggaaaCACCAgcagtaataaaaataataagattaAAAATGtggatgataaaaataataatgtggatgataagaataataatgtggatgataaaaataataatgtggatgataaaaataaaaatgtgggcgataaaaacaaaaatggggatgataagaataaaaatgtgGGTGATAGCAATAAGgctaaaataaaaataagtgaATAtctaaatgataaaaatacttttgatttttttaaagatcTGATAATATCCAATAATCAAGATACGATCCATACACCTGATCATATTATATtcgataaaatatttaacgAGCAAATTAATTTTGTACAACAATTATGTGAAAcagattttaaaataaattcaaGAAATGTTATATcgacaaataaaaaaacagatAGACATCTATATCAATCTAATCAAAATgtacataataaattaaaaaaaaatacacaaggAGGAggtaatatatcaaatatatggGTTAATTTCGATAATACTGttcaaaataaagaattgaATGAGAAGCTAAATTTAAgtgcataa
- a CDS encoding tetQ family GTPase, putative has product MFKRVYVYKNSFWKYKKRFFSKKLVNIGILAHIDAGKTTISEDILYQSKEIKVKGNINDQNTQLDFLKQERERGITIKSAYSCFEWNKIKVNLIDTPGHIDFSNETFISLCVLDKCIIVIDSKEGVQIQTINIFRYIKENLPIYFFLNKMDINHIDIDSNFLSIKNRLTKKGLLITYPIYENKKLKYILDIPSMVLYSYPHINYGQTFMYNSYFLKTLLEGSLYEKKLYSHFAMINPKPDNLSKENKNKNNINIANVLNDDIIDYIIKKREEIIEILCDLDNTIEYKYLNNIPISYEHFKNSLSLCIDKKYIFPIFSGSALHSYGVHILLDYITHNEKGMEKGMEKGMEKGMEKGMEKGMEKGMEKGMEKGMEKGMEKGMEKGMENEMEMDMEKKMEKERQMNHNKQRTNNNTNETPFLSYERINKDKYHIYQNKKCGNNSDMYHPYDITYNHNNLIKNTDVIKNNIIFNNKKALNSLYKTIIFIFKLSNEKNGFNTFCKVFKGKLSKNTKLLNLRNKKTEIVKGIYKVKADRYITTNVLDTNDIGMVRGFENIILCDIICEKDDEKPSHNNNDFFSEDQTTDHNKQNNEYSHSNHIENTLNELYHKSHKEDEKNHALHEGTYSQNNLFIGHNDLPPLSNIYKLLKDEIPNKQWLYFLKSYKKRISKNIIVCTCAIEPKEYKKEKDLKNILKQICLEDNSILIFTDKNNKLVIGSIGILNIEVIIDKIKNDYNIDIKTSPVEIIQKEYIQGYYENSIKKEMKVGSYISTIILGFVIKEKDEFIDISSYVQNVLKHEKISHFLSSEEGIKNNISNNKYNNNNKYNNNNKYNNNNKLNISDNLDKDNNLLLYDDIRFEDNKKMYISTTNDDRQNYDEHHNINILDNMEIKESTEKDRKKNYVYNNLKLGNSKSMYDTKGVKNWVHKYNDDHDKIYLEDNIKDHPHKQSIDDEPELLCDNDDNDDNDNDDDNDDVDEYLLNFNYDTLFENSVTVHKDVLLYIDELKKMNKKKKNVYDNILNSCIISLKNCLSNGYHTNGNIINTEIIIKNLKIFDSSTTAVAKYACNHLYYEMIKKANIQIVNPLSLILIQTDEAYTGIIVKDLIQYRNGTIIQIMKNKESDFKLMKIYAIIPVKFTHNYSSILRSISSGHANFLMTFCGYKKC; this is encoded by the coding sequence ATGTTTAAAAGAGTTTacgtatataaaaattccttttggaaatataaaaaacgaTTTTTTAGTAAAAAATTAGTAAACATAGGGATTTTGGCACATATTGATGCAGGGAAAACAACAATATCtgaagatatattatatcaatcTAAAGAGATAAAGGTTAAGggtaatataaatgatcagAATACGCAATtagattttttaaaacaagaAAGAGAAAGAGGAATTACTATTAAAAGTGCTTATTCATGTTTTGAAtggaataaaataaaagtaaatttAATTGATACACCTGGACATATAGATTTTAGTAATGAAAcctttatatcattatgtgTATTagataaatgtattattgtTATAGACTCTAAAGAAGGTGTACAAATTCAAacgataaatatatttcgaTACATTAAAGAAAATCTTCCtatctatttttttctaaataaaaTGGATATTAATCATATAGATATTGATTCTAATTTCTTGAGTATAAAAAACCGATTAACTAAAAAAGGACTACTTATAACATATCCcatttatgaaaataaaaaattaaaatatatactagATATCCCTTCTATggttttatattcttatccACATATTAATTATGGTCAAACCTTTATGTATAATTCttactttttaaaaactTTATTAGAAGGAAGtttatatgaaaagaaattatattctCATTTTGCTATGATAAATCCTAAACCAGATAATTtatcaaaagaaaataaaaacaagaacaatataaatattgctAATGTtttaaatgatgatattatagattatattataaaaaagagaGAAGAAATTATAGAAATTTTATGTGATTTAGACAATACTATTGAATATaagtatttaaataatataccaATTTCTTATGAACATTTCAAAAATTCTTTATCTTTATGTATTGATAAAAAGTACATATTTCCCATTTTTTCCGGAAGTGCTCTGCATTCGTATGGTGTACATATATTGTTAGATTATATAACACATAATGAGAAGGGGATGGAGAAGGGGATGGAGAAGGGGATGGAGAAGGGGATGGAGAAGGGGATGGAGAAGGGGATGGAGAAGGGGATGGAGAAGGGGATGGAGAAGGGGATGGAGAAGGGGATGGAGAAGGGGATGGAGAAGGGGATGGAGAATGAGATGGAGATGGATATGGAGAAAAAGATGGAGAAGGAAAGACAGATGAACCATAATAAACAaagaacaaataataatacaaatgaaacCCCTTTTTTATCTTAcgaaagaataaataaagacAAGTACCATATTtatcaaaacaaaaaatgtgGCAACAATTCAGACATGTATCATCCATATGATATAACGTACAACCATAACAATCTTATAAAAAACACAGATGTTATAAAGaacaatataatttttaataacaaaaaagcATTGAACTCTCTATATAAAaccataatatttatattcaaattatcaaatgaaaaaaatgggTTCAATACATTCTGCAAAGTATTTAAAGGGAAACTAAGCAAAAACACCAAATTGTTAAAtcttagaaataaaaaaacagaaaTAGTAAAAGGTATTTATAAAGTGAAAGCAGATAGATATATCACGACAAATGTGCTAGATACTAACGATATTGGTATGGTAAGAGgttttgaaaatattattctaTGTGATATAATTTGTGAGAAGGACGATGAAAAACCAtcccataataataatgattttttTAGTGAAGATCAAACGACTGACcataataaacaaaacaaTGAATATAGTCATAGTAATCATATAGAAAATACTTTGAATGAGTTATATCACAAATCGCATAAAGAAGATGAAAAGAATCATGCTCTTCATGAAGGAACATATTCAcagaataatttatttattggaCATAATGATCTTCCTCCCTtgagtaatatatataaattattaaaagatgaAATACCAAATAAGCAAtggttatattttttaaaaagttatAAAAAACGGATTAGTAAAAATATCATAGTATGTACATGTGCTATCGAACCaaaggaatataaaaaagaaaaagatttaaaaaatattttaaaacaaatatgTTTAGAAGATAATAGTATCTTGATATTTactgataaaaataataaattagttATTGGTTCTATAGGAATATTAAATATCGAAGTTATTatagataaaataaagaatgattataatatagatatCAAAACGAGTCCAGTTGAAATTATTCAGAAGGAATATATTCAAggatattatgaaaatagtataaaaaaggaaatgaaaGTTGGTTCATATATTTCGACTATAATACTTGGATTtgttataaaagaaaaagatgaaTTTATAGATATTTCTAGTTATGTACAAAATGTATTAAAACATGAAAAAATTTCCCACTTTTTATCATCAGAAGaaggaataaaaaataatatatccaataataaatataataataataataaatataataataataataaatataataataataataaattaaatatttcagATAACCTGGATAAAGATAAcaatttgttattatatgatgatatacgttttgaagataataaaaaaatgtatatatccACCACAAATGATGATAGGCAAAATTATGATGAACACcataatattaacatattgGATAATATGGAAATAAAAGAAAGTACAGAAAAggatagaaaaaaaaattatgtatataataatttaaagtTAGGTAATTCAAAATCTATGTATGATACCAAGGGTGTTAAAAATTGGGTTCATAAGTATAATGATGATCATGACAAGATATACTTGGAGGATAATATAAAGGATCATCCTCATAAGCAAAGTATTGATGATGAACCTGAACTACTTtgtgataatgatgataatgatgataatgataatgatgatgataatgatgatgttgATGAATATCTCTTAAACTTTAATTATGATACCCTATTTGAAAACAGTGTTACTGTCCATAaagatgtattattatacattgacgagttaaaaaaaatgaataaaaaaaaaaaaaatgtctatgataatattttaaatagttgtattatatctttaaaaAACTGTTTAAGTAATGGATATCATACTAatggaaatattattaataccgaaataataataaaaaacttaaaaatatttgataGTTCAACTACTGCTGTAGCTAAATATGCATgtaatcatttatattatgaaatgataaaaaaagcAAATATACAAATAGTTAATCCTTtatcattaattttaatacaaACAGACGAAGCATATACTGGGATCATTGTAAAGGATTTAATACAATACAGAAATGGGactattatacaaataatgaaaaataaagaatcgGATTTTAAacttatgaaaatatatgcaATAATTCCAGTGAAATTTACACATAATTACTCTTCCATTTTACGATCTATATCTAGTGGACATGCTAACTTTCTTATGACTTTTTGTGGTTATAAAAagtgttaa
- a CDS encoding mRNA methyltransferase, putative, which yields MKNYKGEDSNDNVPKVSNSAASPSPSPSIPFNNNRGSKIGNSTYNQNFLNNNSSYNKQPNNLGASNYPYINKNYTSPNNYVVNNNVNPSYIPMNFNNVNISPNVPYNNNNNYNYGAYPNVNNNMIHNNNINNMDGKNNYSYDNNLKNVHMNEYTSFMGMKSYPVAPPPNINHMININQNNIHAYNNTNNNNNNNNNNNIYMNNKFNDMKNIPPPPLPNNNIPNVPNIPSPPSLPNNTYHFNANNQINAFAPQYNCYDKDIHMPKGEHENVINSNDDLKDGIKNERDRKFQDNTNNIHNKGNYNNKSTTCNINVDGRERLQNDYNQNFINTGERPQNFIRDSDENKRFIKYPKLKQLLELKNDIIKKRSTPARYIRCDLRTFDLGSLDTKFDVILIDPPWKEYYDRKIHNLHVLNNINLDQDLNNDMNNEKDKFWTLEDLANIEIEKIAEVPSFLFIWCGVTHLEDARVLLNKWGYRRCEDICWLKTNINEKNKKNKYLNEINNENSYLQRTTEHCLVGIKGAVRRSYDIHLIHANLDTDVIIAEETEQNIYDNNKPEELYKIIEKFCLGRRKIELFGTNRNIRNGWLTLGKHIDTTLFNKEEYTGWFEGDIAWPEATSYVGGKYMGTTNEIENLRPKSPPRNNPNA from the coding sequence ATGAAAAATTACAAAGGTGAAGATTCAAATGACAATGTTCCCAAGGTTTCAAATTCTGCTGCTTCTCCATCTCCTTCTCCTTCTATACCTTTTAATAACAACCGAGGAAGTAAAATAGGGAACTCCACATATAATCAGAACtttctaaataataattccTCATATAATAAACAGCCAAATAATTTAGGAGCATCAAATTAtccttatataaataaaaactatACAAGTCCAAATAATTAtgttgtaaataataatgttaatcCAAGTTATATTCCTATGAATTTtaataatgtgaatataAGCCCTAATGTTccatataacaataataataattataactaTGGGGCTTACccaaatgtaaataataatatgatacataataataatataaataatatggatgggaaaaataattattcttatgataataatttaaaaaatgttcaTATGAATGAATATACTTCATTTATGGGGATGAAAAGTTATCCAGTCGCTCCTCCACCTAATATAAAccatatgataaatattaatcagaataatatacatgcatataataacacaaataataacaataacaataataataataataatatttatatgaataataaatttaatgatatgaaaaatataccCCCACCTCCTCttccaaataataatatacccAATGTACCAAATATTCCTAGCCCTCCTAGCCTTCCAAATAACACTTATCATTTTAACGCGAACAACCAAATAAATGCTTTTGCTCCACAATACAATTGCTACGATAAAGACATTCATATGCCGAAAGGAGAACatgaaaatgtaataaaCAGTAATGATGATTTGAAAGACGGCATAAAGAACGAACGCGATCGTAAATTTCaagataatacaaataatatccataataaaggaaattataataataaaagtactacatgtaatataaatgttgATGGAAGAGAAAGGTTACAAAATGATTATAACCAAAACTTTATCAACACAGGAGAAAGACCTCAAAATTTTATAAGAGATagtgatgaaaataaaagatttattaaatatccTAAACTAAAACAATTattagaattaaaaaatgatataataaaaaaaagatcaACACCAGCTAGATATATTCGTTGTGATTTAAGAACATTTGATTTGGGTTCTTTAGATACCAAATTCGATGTAATACTAATCGATCCTCCTTGGAAAGAATATTACGATAGAAAAATACATAACTTGCATGTActgaataatattaatttagatcaagatttaaataatgatatgaataatgaaaaagataaattcTGGACTTTAGAAGATTTAGCCAATATagaaattgaaaaaattGCTGAAGTACCTTCATTCCTTTTTATATGGTGTGGTGTTACACACCTAGAAGATGCTCgagttttattaaataaatggGGATATCGTAGATGTGAAGATATATGTTggttaaaaacaaatattaatgaaaaaaataaaaaaaataaatacctaaatgaaataaataatgaaaattctTACTTACAAAGAACTACTGAGCACTGTTTAGTAGGTATCAAAGGAGCTGTTAGAAGATCTTAtgatattcatttaataCATGCAAATTTAGATACAGATGTTATTATAGCAGAGGAAAcagaacaaaatatatatgataataacaaaCCAGAAGAATTATACAAAATTATTGAAAAATTCTGTTTAGGAAGAAGGAAAATTGAATTATTTGGAACTAATCGAAATATAAGAAATGGATGGTTAACCTTAGGAAAACATATAGATActacattatttaataaagaagaatataCAGGTTGGTTCGAAGGTGATATTGCTTGGCCTGAGGCAACTTCATATGTGGGTGGAAAATATATGGGAACAACCAATGAAATAGAAAACCTGCGCCCTAAATCTCCCCCAAGAAATAATCCAAACgcgtaa